AcaaagcagctcacagccatctgaaactctagttccagggaatctaactcATGCACTCATACATTCATGCTGGCAAACACttaaacatataaaacaaaaaaatattttttgaaggaTGAAAATgatggggccagtgagatggcttgtAGCAAACCTGACAAGCTAAAGTTGGTTGGTCCTCACAGTCCACACAGTCACCTGGCTCTgactctgaaagttgtcctctgccccaACAAGTGCttccacacaaaaacacactgtcttagtcagagttgcTATTGCTgtcatgaaacaccatggccaaaggcaccttgaaaaggaaagggtttattgtacTCACAGTTGAATACCATCAAAAGCAGTAAAGGTAGGAACTTAAGTAGGCCAGGAACCTGAAGTTAGCGGCTGGTGCACAGGTGCCATGAAGGAACGCTGCTTCCTGGGTTGATCCCCATGCCTTACCCAGCTTAATTTCTAACGAAATCCAGGATAATCAAGttaggaatggtgccacccacagtgggctgggccctctcccatcagCCTACAGCCCAGTttcatggaggtattttctcaagaCTCACTGCTTTGACTCTtaacttgtgtcaaattgacatgaaATTAGTCAAcatacacagtaaataaatacagTAATAATAAAGAGTGAAAGAGTTCCAAACAAGAGAGAATGGCAGTTTTTACTGTAAGTTCTGTTGACTATAGTTTGCTTGAGtactgttaaaataaataaataaatgaatgaataaatagatagTCACACTGAAATAAAAACTAGGGTTATATGTAGAAACTATTAATGTGTGAGATAACTCAGGAAATTGGTTTTGATTGTTGAGTGACAGGCAGCCTGGAGCTGACCATGTAGGAGGAAGATGGATTGAATACTCTAAAAACACAGTGACTAAAACCTCAGTCACAGCGTTTTCCAGTAGAAGCACCTGATAAATAGCTCTCTTGTTAAAACAGTAGCATCTATTTACTGTGCTTACAGTATGTTGGGTGATGctttataaaagagaaataaacaagAGCTTTCTTAGTCCAGCTCAGGGTCTTTAACTACTAGGTTAGAGCTCTTAAGACTTTACCAGGATTTTCTCAAGTattctctccagtcccagagttctgttttgttctgtagtGGACTATTGGACTATTGCAGGTGCAGTAGTATACAAGTCATTACAGAGCAGCCAGTACTTAAACAGGTTCTGTGTTTTGTAATAACTATCGTCTTTGACACTAGGAAGTCTTAACAAAGGAGACAGTGGGATTGGGCTTGAGTTGAAACCAGTTCTCAGACACCATGCCAGTTGTTGTTTCAGAGATTTTCAGAGATGAGGTCTATTCTTCGTACTTTCATCAGATTATTTACAGATATTCACGCTGAACAGTCATATTTATTTGTCACTTTCCAGTTACACATGCACCAGACAAGTAGTTTCTTAGGTTTGTCTAAGGTGTTGTCCACCTAATTCCTCTTTCTTGGCAGGTGCACAGGTTCTAATCTGTTACCTGCATTTATTATCTATTCTAAGCTAGTCCTTTGCTCAGACATTATATTTACCAATGGAAAACTGTTAACACTGCCCTTTTATATGGAAATGAAGTGTTTTCCACCTGTAtcttctaaaaacttaaaataggGATTAAGCCTAACATGGTTGCATCCATTAATAAGCCCTATACTTTAGGAtgatgaggcaggaagactgtacTTTTGAGGCAACCTGAGTTATATAATGGATGATTGGAGCAACCCAGGTTACACAGTGAAATCATGTCTCCGatgataaaatagaaaacaaaatgcagACTCACCTGGAGGCCTGGGTTAGATTGCCAGCCCCTTGGTGGCTAACAGCCCTCTAGTAACTCTTGGGGCTAGTAAAATTTGGAGCTAGTAACTCTAGCCCCAAGGGCTCCAGTGCCTGTATTCCACTGGCACTCTGCACATGGAGTGTACAGAGGATATACTTGGAAGCAGAACACCCATGCAgatgcttaatttttaaaaatcaagaatataaaaataaggtGAAACAAGAATAGTTAGAGAATTGAAAGTTCCTTTAGGAtcgtggctctcaaccttcctaatgttctGACCCTTTATTACAGTTCCTCTGTTGTGGCGATCCTCAgcgtaaaattattttgttgctacttcttaactgtaattttgctactgttatgaattctaATGTCTGATGGGTAGCCCATAGTTGAGAACCCCTGTTTTAGGCCATCAGTCAGTTGCCCCATTTGTTCTTTTCCTGTATATTTTAAGTAGCAAATATTTGCTCTCTGGCCAGGTGTAATATGGTAAAGAGAGATGACCATGAGCGTCATCCTGGTCGGAATGGCCACCATTGTGGATACTTTAGTAGCTTGTTTGGGGAGTTTGACTCCAGGTAGTGGTGTCTCTTCAGAAACTTGCATGTCTGAATGAGGGTGTTCTGAAGCCTAAAGCTTCTGTTCAGGTTGTTTTCTTAGTGCTTTTGAGTTTGAAGGTAAAGTACACTTCACTGGGTAATCTTTGTccaactctgttttgttttgttttgttttgttttgttttgttttgttggaattAGTGCCAGAACAGATAAAGCCCAGTGTAAGCCAGCCTCAGCCTGCCAACTCTGATAACGGCACTTCCACAGCAACCAGCACTAATAATAATGCCAAGCGAGCTACAGCCAGCAATCAGCAGCCGCCGCcaccgcagcagcagcagccgcagcaagagcagcagcagcagcagccacaagCCTTGCCTCGGTATCCACGTGAAGTACCTCCACGATTTCGCCACCAGGAACACAAACAGCTTCTGAAGAGGGGTCAGCATTTTCCTGTCATAGCAGCAAACTTGGGATCTGCTGTTAAGGTGTTAAACAGCCAATCAGAAAGCAGTGCTGTAACAAATCAACAGCCACAAAATAACGGAGAGGTGCAGAACAGCAAGAGCCAGTCAGGTGAGTGAAGACAGTTCTGACAGAACTCACTGGCAGTGAGGGAATGTTGTCATCTATAGTTTGTGGTGTTAGGTTTCCTGTAGCAAGAGCTGGGCTTTGATTTTAGAATCCTGAATAGGGAGCTTGAAAGGAGACTCCTTTACTGTCAGGTTCATTCCTGTCTGTCTTAGAAAGTGAGCATCAGAATTGCTTTTGTCTTCTTTCAGGTCCCATACTTTAAGAAGTTGGTAGTTCAAATCGAACCCTCCCCACTCCTTGTGTTACTCAGTTACATACATTTATTCCTCAACTACCCTACACAAGGGTAGTTATCATCTTTATCCCTGACCATCCCTGGTATCTAGTCACTTGCTGCCTGAATGCTCCTTTATGTATACCAAGCACTAGTCTTTGTCGTAAGATATAGTATGATATTTCACAGCTAGTAAATAGCTCATTTTGGATTCAAGTCCATGATTCCAGAGCCATGCTCATAAACACCATGGTGCTCTCTAGCAGCTCATTGGCTATGATAGGAAAGGGACGGGAAGACATTTCTAAGCTAGGTCTCCAGAGCAGCACATTTTAGGACACAGATGTACTTCTTCTGCTCCTAAGTCCTTTACTACCTGTGTGAAGTTGATCAAGAAACTAATTCATGAgaccttccttttgtttttaattgttttgttttaagagtcTATCTCACCTTGGAACTCTAGGTGGCTTTGAACCCTTGACAAATttacctgcctcagcttctcaagtgctgggattaataccCCCATACCCATCAGGGATCTTCTTTCTTAATTTATAATACAGGTACCAGGATCCTACCTTGTAAGGGTGCTTTGAAGTCTAAATTGTATGAGATATTAAAACAGTCAGCTCAGTGCCTGATGTTTAAATgctgaataaattttcttatcCCTACATGTTAGTTAGATTTTCTATTGAGGCAATGAAAtatcaaaaagcaagttgggggttagaggtttattttgttttttttggtttatacTTCCTTCCATATTGCTGGTCATTATTGAagtaagtcagggcaggaacctggaggcagcagctgatgctaaggccatggaagaatgctgcttactgacttgctccttatggcttgctcagtctgctttcttatagaacccaggaccacttgcccagggatggccccacctaTGGTGGACCGTGgtctctcccatcaatcactaattaagaaaatgccactttaagtggatcttatggaggcattttctcagttgattttccttcctttcagataacttagcttgtgtcaggttgacataagactagccagcacacactAACATTTACTCAAAGACCTATTCTTTTCAAAATGAGTTTAACATTGAACATAGGCCAGGTTATATGGAATTAAGAAGTTGAATTTCATTTGGGAAGCCAGGTTGGAAAACAGTATATTACTTAGCAGCGTAAGCAATTTGTTAGTAAAGTATTACTTATCCATCAAATGCCTGGACACCTATGTTGAGTCAGGGCTGATGGTATATGATAAACAGACAGTGACATGACATAGtatatttatgaaattttatGTATGTCTCTTCCATTTGggaaaagaacaaacaaagctatttttaaaatggaaacaacAGTAGTGCAATAAGAGTagtatatttcaaaaataagtatgggactggagagatggctcgctcAGTAAAGTGCctactatgcaagcatgagggctgAGTTCAGGTGTTCTGCACCCCTTTGTAGTCTTAGGGAAGATAAAGTAAGGGGCTTGTTGACAAGCCACAGTCTAggcaaaaaaaaacccccaaaacccaagAATGAAGACACCCAGCATCAGCCTCTGATCTCCATACACATGTACAGGCATGTACACAAAATGAGTGTAAGTTAGAGGAATcaagttttggattttttgtttgtttgtttcgagacagggtttttctgtgtagccctggctgtcctggaacgagGAATCAAGTTCTATAGATGTGCATTCCAATGAAAAGTTCTCAGGTGTGAACATAGGCAAAAGCCTCCAACAAAAGTGAGGAAGAAGAGCCTCTGCCTGTGTCTAGAAGAGCGTAGCAAGCAGGGGGCCACATTTATTTGGAGACATTATATCCTAAAGCCATTAGGGAATGCAGACGATGAAACTGAAACACTGAGGAACAAGATTGGTACTTTTGTCTTTATAGGCTTATtttttaaaccttttaaaaatatgtgtgcttGTGATCTTGCATGAGTATATATGTAAGCCTAGTGGCCTGAGTCAGTCTCAGGAACTGAGACCACAGAGTTGTTTGACCTCTGGCATTCAGGTAcacccccccagccccacccccatccccacacgCTGCAACGCAGTAAATACAGATTTCAGACTGCTTCTTTATACTCTAAAGGCAGGGCAGATCCTGCTCTTGCTCAAATAGACTGAGTTGGGAGACTCTAGTGGAGGTGACAATAGTGAACCCTGACAGAATACTGTTATGGCCAAAGTGTTCTGACCTCTTATTTATCCATGAGACACAATCCATAGTACAGTTAAAAGACTAGAGCAGTGAATGTCCTTCCTTTCCAGTCCAAGGGCTGAAGCATTCTTAGTCGACTTGCTAtggttttttatttctattaacaTGCGTGCACACGTCATTATGATTAAGCCATTTGAAAGTGAGGTGCTGAACCTCATGGCACTTCATGTTCAGTGCCCTGAgacagcttttttgttttttaagatgtaAGTATTTACTATGTACACAGTGTTCTGTCTGGTCTCTGGCTCATTTGTAGCTAAGTATGACCTTGATCCTCTTCTCCACTACCTTCCTCAACTGCTAGGGTTATAGACTTTTATTACCACACCCACGTTCTGCAGTGCTGGGCACTGAATCCAGGGCTTCctatatgctaggcaagcaagcACTCCAGTGACTATGGTTTTTCTAATGTTGATCATTTTGTGTCCttgttattttcttatttgtggATTATAATTTGTCAGGCAGTCCTCTCAGCACAGGATTGAGTAGGTTTATTGATATGTATTCCTGTCTTTTTCATGTTGCAGTAGGAGTACTTTGTGTTACTCATAgttaaactttattattttcaatGTGAGTAGTTTCGTTGTAGATGTAGATGCCTAGTGTCTTTTTCTTATCCCTGCCTTATGGAATTGCcagcacatgcatgcagagaCACATGCAGTAATCCAAGGTGGTGATCGTGATGCAGACTAGCTGCCCtagctggcggggggggggggggggcagggggggaggTGGTGCTTTTGCTTTCTTGGACACAGGGAAGAATAAAGGCAAAGGCATAGGTCTTAGAACACAGTGTGGTTAGATGTCTTGTGCTTATTAAAAAGACCAAGTGTCTTCCCAACATTCACATCATGGGGTTCAAAAATGCCTGTGACTCCCAACTACGGAgaatccagtgcccttttctggcttttaggaacacatacaccccacacacatacagacatatatacatgtcATGGGACAATCAcacaaatatatagatatatgtgtaaataaaataatattttaaaaatgagaaaaataccaagTTAAGGAAAATTATTAAAGAAGTTTTATGCTTCACCCCATGTTTTCTAGAAGGAGGCATCCTAGGGGTATGAGTATTTATTACAATAGTAAAGACTCGTTACACTAGCTGTGATGTGTTTTTCATGTGGGTGATGAGATAAGTGAAAACGTGTTTGGGAGAAGAGTAGAAGGATGATAATCACGGGTGTACATCATTAATGATGGTAGTGCCTTACATGGACCAGGTACAGCTAGCTCCTGGAGTTCATCATTTAATTCTTCTAGCAGTTCCTGCTATCTAGATAAGGAAACTAAGGCAGACAAAGAAACAAGGGCTTGTCTTTGATCTCAGAGACTGTGTAAGTGGTATAAAATGTctcttggtttgttgtttgttttgttttgagacaggcagggtctttctacatagccttggctgttctgaaactcagtgTTGCTCTAGAacccacagaaatccacctgcctctgcctcccaagtgctgtgattggaATTCTCACCTGCTGACAGCAGTTACTAAATGCTTTTCTTGAGTAGTTAATGGTTAATTGAACAACCAAGTTTATTAGAAGGTTACCCTCGCTCTTCTTTTGCTAGATATCGTGGCACGTGGTTGTAGTCATAATCTCAGCAATCCTGTGGCTAATGATGAAAGATTGTTCACAAATTCAGGACCAGcgtgggctacacagagagacgcCGTCGCAAAAATCAAAGGACCGGGGATAAAGCGCAGGGTTAAAAGACTTGCCAAGCATGAGAAGGGTTCAGTCCCTGGCACGCCCAACCCCCAAATGAAAATAACATGACTTCGTTTCACAGGTTCTTGTCCTCTAGCGTCTATGAAGCATCCGGGCTTGAGGCCTTTTGTTGCTAGTATGTcagtcctttttttcttttttttgctacTTTGCTGTATGGAGGACTGTAATTAtcttgtgtatgttgtatgttctgctgctgtgatgaaacaccatgatcaaaatgcagctttggaaggaaagggtttatttggcgaatgcttccacatcactgtaTATCATCAAAGGACGTCAGTGTGGGAACTCAATAGGGCAGGAGCTTATACAGagtccatggaggagtgctgcttacccAGGTGCTTTCTTACAGAGCCCAGGGCCActtgcccagggatggtaccacccacagtgggctgagacTGACTCccctatcaatcattaatcaagaaactaCCCTATGGGGTTGGTTGCCaacagcttgatcaggtttttgtttttgtttttgtttttgttttgttttgttttgttttgttttttgattgggttttggttttggtttgactttggttttagttttgcttttatgagacagggtctctgtgtgtagtcctgactatgcttgaacttgttctatagaccaaatggcctcaaactcagatctgtctgttcctgcttccccataCACCACCTCGTGTAGCTTGGAAACCATTTTTTTAATGAAGGTTTCCTTCTCTCATGACTTTAGCGTGTATGAAGTTAACTTAAAACTGTCCAGCACATCTTGCTTCTCTCACTCAGTTTCTACAAGTTAACTTTTGTCCCTCGGTTTCTCACATACAAAGTGAGGGCAACACTTGTACTCTACAATGGTCCCAGGCACTTGCTGCAAGAGTTTGCAGACCTGCTGCTGTGTAGCAGTGAGTGCTAGCCGTGGATTGATATTGCCCTTGTATGTTGCAGTATAGAATTATTTCTTCCAGGAAGGCTGACTTTTTGGTTCTTTTTATCATGTGGATTCTACATAAGCAATAAAGAAGACAAATATCATCGACTACTTTTGGGGGGCATGGATGGACGGATGAACAGGGTTCTACTAATTAGTCCTTGCTTGCCTCTGAATCAcagatctgcctcctgagggcttgGATTCACGGTGTGACCAGAACCAGCTACTCACACTGTGATGAAATAATTGTAAAGGGAGTAGTAGTTGGTGCACTTTGCAGCACTTACTTAAATTATATTTACTGGATTTGTTACAGGTCAATCTCTAGTTGCTTTTCTTGCCATTATTACAGCTCTTCATCATTTGTTTCTTAGCATTTGTACTTTGAGAAAAAGTGAGACAAGCAGCAACATTTTTCCATACTAGCAAATCACACTAATAGTGTGACTTGGACTTATTTCCAGACCTTCATCCTGGGAACTATAGTGAAAGTCACACTTGAAGACAGCCTAAGTACAAATGTTTTATGTAGCCAATGTCACAGATGCATGTCTACCCACTGGACCCTTTAATgagatagatggagaaactaacaAAAACACTGCGGgaaagaatagaaataaaaacagatggTAGTTAGATGCCAATCTAAGGCTTGGTCATGTGATGGATGCCTATGGCCTTCAGTATCAGCTGCTGAATTACTGATCATAATTTGGTGATTTTCAGCATACCAATTTTTCTGTGTTGTCTCTTACTAAGCATGGCTATGAAAGTAAATTAGGAAATTGTTTAAAGTTAATGTTCTTCCTTATGTATAGCATGGTAATTAAGTGTATACACTAATAAACCAGAAATACAGTGCAAAGGCTTTGGGATCCTTACAGAATTCTTCTAACCCAAAGGAGTTGTGTGGAAAGCTGTTTTAGGAAACGGAATCATTTTGGGCTGCTTACGCTTACTTAGCTTTTTACATCCCAGTCTGTTTTCTCCCGTGTCAAGTCCTAAGCCTGGATTGCCCTAATTCATCATTACCACTCAGTCTTCTCTCCAGAATTCTTATATTTGTTGGATGTTGTCCGTTTATATATTTAGCAGGTCTCCCTGTGGGACTTTTTGTCCCATGCTGTACTGTAGGGTATTGAACAAAGCAGCAGAATTCTGCCTGTGAAATTACTGAACATGGAGCCTTGGTGGCTGAAAGATAATCAGCGCCTCACAGCCATTCTGCGGAGCATCTTGCTAATGTTGAGGAGCTACGTGTATTTCTAATGGATCGTCATTTTTCTCAGCCTACATACTATTTTGGAAATTGTTAACACTTATAAATAGATATACTTCTCCTTTATTCTAGATATAAATCATAATACTTCAGGATCCCATTATGAAAATTGCCAGCGGGGACCTGTGTCTTCTACAAGTGACTGTAGCACAAGCTGTAAGAATGCTGTAAACGACTTGTTGGAAAAAGAAGCATGGCCCTCAGCCCCTGGCAGTGATCCTGAGTTGGCTCCAGAATGTATAGATGCTGATTCTGCCTCCAATTCTGAGTCAGAGAGAAACATCACTGTCATGGCTTCAGGGAACACAGGTGGTGAGAAAGATGGCCTTCGGAACAGCACTGGACTTGGTTCTCAAAGCAAATTTGTGGTTGGTAGCAGCAGCAATAATGTGGGCCATGGAAGTAGTACTGGCCCATGGGGCTTTCCCCATGGAGCCCTAATAAGCACATGTCAGGTCTCTGTGGATGCTCCTGAAAGCAAACCAGAAAGTAGTAACAATAGGATGAATGCTTGGGGCACTGTAAGTTCTTCATCAAATGGAGGGTTAAATCCAAGCACTTTGAATTCAGCTAGCAACCATGGTGCCTGGCCAGTATTAGAAAACAATGGACTTGCCCTAAAAGGGCCTGTAGGGAGTGGGAGTTCTGGCATCAATATTCAGTGTAGTACCATAGGCCAGATGCCTAACAATCAGAATATCAACTCTAAAGTCAGTGGCTCTTCTACCCATGGTACCTGGGGTAGCCTTCAGGAAACTTGTGAGCCTGAAGTAAGTGGTACACAGAAGGTTTCATTCAGTGGTCAACCTCAGAATATCACCACTGAAACGACTGGACCAAATAACACTACTAACTTTATGACCTCTAGTTTACCAAACTCCGGTTCAGTACAAAATAATGAACTGCCTACTAGTAATCCAGGGGCCTGGCGTGTGAGCACAATGAATCATCCTCAGATACAGGCTCCGTCAGTTATGAATGGCACTTCCCTTTCTCACCTTAGTAATGGAGAGTCAAAAACTGGAGGCTCCTACGGTACTACATGGGGTGCCTATGGTTCTAATTACTCTGGCGACAAATGTGCAGGCCCTAATGGCCAAGCCAATGGTGACACTGTGAATGCAACTCTAATGCAGCCTGGCATAAATGGGCCTATGGGCACTAACTTTCAAGTTAATACAAATAAAGGGGGAGGTGTATGGGAGCCTGGGACAGTGAATTCCCAGAGTTCACCATGGGGAAGTGGAAATGGTGCAAATTCTGGAGGAAGTCGAAGAGGATGGGGAAGTCCTGCACAGAACACTGGCACTGGTCTATCCAGTGTCGAGTGGAACAAACTGCCTAGCAACCAGCATTCCAATGACAGTGCAAATGGCAATGGTAAGAAGCTTACAAATGGATGGAAATCTACTGAGGAAGACGATCAGGGTTCTGCCACATCTCAGACAAATGAGCAAAACAGTGTGTGGGCCAAAGCAGGAGGCACAGTGGAGAGTGATGGTAGTGCAGAGAGCACTGGACGCCTTGAAGAAAAAGTAACCGGGGAAAGTCAGAGTAGAGATAGAAGAAAAATTGATCAGCACACATTACTCCAAAGCATTGTAAACAGAACTGACTTAGATCCACGTGTCCTATCCAACTCTGGGTGGGGACAGACTCCTATTAAGCAGAATACTGCCTGGGATACAGAGACATCAccaagaggggaaagaaagactgACAATGGGACAGAGGCCTGGGGAAGCTCTGCAACACAGACTTTTAACTCAGGGGCATGTACAGATAAGACTAGCCCTAATAGTAATGATACCTCATCTGTATCAGGGTGGGGTGATCCCAAACCTACTCTGAGGTGGGGAGATTCCAAAGGCTCAAACTGCCAGGGGGGGTGGGAAGATGACTCTGCTGCTACAGGAATGATCAAGAGCAACCAGTGGGGGGGTTGCAAGGAAGACAAGTCTACATGGAATGATTCGCAAAAGAGCAAACAAGGCTGGGGTGACGGACAAAAGTCAAGCCAAGGTTGGTCCATTTCTGCCGGTGATAACTGGGGAGAATCTTCCAGGAGTAACCATTGGGGTGAGGCCAATAAGAAATCCAGCTCAGGAGGCAGTGACAGTGACAGGTCCATTTCTGGTTGGAACGAACTTGGGAAAACTAGTTCTTTTACTTGGGGAAATAATATAAATCCAAATAACTCATCGGGATGGGATGAATCTTCTAAACCGAACTCTTCCCAGGGGTGGGGAGACCCTCCAAAGTGTAATCAGTCTCTAGGTTGGGGAGATTCATCAAAGCCAGTTAGTTCTCCAGATTGGAACAAGCAACAAGACATTGTTGGATCATGGGGAATCCCACCAGCCACCAGCAAGCCTCCTGGTACAGGCTGGCTCGGGGGACCTATTCCTGCTCCAGCAAAGGAGGAAGAACCCACAGGCTGGGAGGAGCCATCCCCAGAATCTATACGAAGAAAAATGGAGATCGATGATGGAACTTCAGCTTGGGGAGATCCAAGCAAATACAACTACAAAAATGTGAACATGTGGAATAAAAACATCCCGGAAGCCAGCGGCCGCTCAGACCAGCAAGCGCAGATGCACCGGCTATTGCCAGCCGCAAGTGCCGTCTCAAGCAAGGAGACCAGCAGTGGCTCTGGTAAGCGTTCCCGTGTGGAGTGCAGAGGTATTGTGGAAGCAAGCTTTGTGTTGACATGCCTGTCATAAGATTTGTGTAACACGGCTCTTGGATATGCACATCAAGACCTTTCAGCTGTGACCTAGAGGTGACATTCACCTGGCAACAGCTCTGGTTTGTGGAGTCTTGCTCTGTTGTGTTAGGAATGTAGTAGAAGAGGTTAAGTGCAGACTTACACACTTAGGTATTCTTAGTCAAGCCTTAACAACGTGGTTTCACTACTGAAGTACAATAAAGCCAAATGCCTGAGGACCGTACTCTAGATATTTGGTATTATATTTGATCTTATGGGATTTTCTCACTGAGGCATGAAGTTAGTACCTCCTCAGTTAACTGGATAATGTGTGCACCTGAAGCATCGCACTGCTTTCTAGTATACTCTGACCTTTGCTCTCCTGTACTCAAAGTTTTTTCTCTGTAAATTGATAGGGCAACATTTTCTAAATGTGGCAGCCCTACATTGCCTTTGTTAACAGGAGTTTTATTGAATAATGCTCCATTGGTTAGAGAGCCGGTAATGTTTTCATGAATTCTTCTTTTAGTGCCTAATTgtgtgggggttttgttttgttttgttttgaaatataagCCTAGTC
This Mus musculus strain C57BL/6J chromosome 7, GRCm38.p6 C57BL/6J DNA region includes the following protein-coding sequences:
- the Tnrc6a gene encoding trinucleotide repeat-containing gene 6A protein isoform X5, which codes for MQLVAEPSLEARCPGSQDTPLPEEWNRDLVQEEEQLMEEKKKKKDDKKKKEAAQKKATEQKIKVPEQIKPSVSQPQPANSDNGTSTATSTNNNAKRATASNQQPPPPQQQQPQQEQQQQQPQALPRYPREVPPRFRHQEHKQLLKRGQHFPVIAANLGSAVKVLNSQSESSAVTNQQPQNNGEVQNSKSQSDINHNTSGSHYENCQRGPVSSTSDCSTSCKNAVNDLLEKEAWPSAPGSDPELAPECIDADSASNSESERNITVMASGNTGGEKDGLRNSTGLGSQSKFVVGSSSNNVGHGSSTGPWGFPHGALISTCQVSVDAPESKPESSNNRMNAWGTVSSSSNGGLNPSTLNSASNHGAWPVLENNGLALKGPVGSGSSGINIQCSTIGQMPNNQNINSKVSGSSTHGTWGSLQETCEPEVSGTQKVSFSGQPQNITTETTGPNNTTNFMTSSLPNSGSVQNNELPTSNPGAWRVSTMNHPQIQAPSVMNGTSLSHLSNGESKTGGSYGTTWGAYGSNYSGDKCAGPNGQANGDTVNATLMQPGINGPMGTNFQVNTNKGGGVWEPGTVNSQSSPWGSGNGANSGGSRRGWGSPAQNTGTGLSSVEWNKLPSNQHSNDSANGNGKKLTNGWKSTEEDDQGSATSQTNEQNSVWAKAGGTVESDGSAESTGRLEEKVTGESQSRDRRKIDQHTLLQSIVNRTDLDPRVLSNSGWGQTPIKQNTAWDTETSPRGERKTDNGTEAWGSSATQTFNSGACTDKTSPNSNDTSSVSGWGDPKPTLRWGDSKGSNCQGGWEDDSAATGMIKSNQWGGCKEDKSTWNDSQKSKQGWGDGQKSSQGWSISAGDNWGESSRSNHWGEANKKSSSGGSDSDRSISGWNELGKTSSFTWGNNINPNNSSGWDESSKPNSSQGWGDPPKCNQSLGWGDSSKPVSSPDWNKQQDIVGSWGIPPATSKPPGTGWLGGPIPAPAKEEEPTGWEEPSPESIRRKMEIDDGTSAWGDPSKYNYKNVNMWNKNIPEASGRSDQQAQMHRLLPAASAVSSKETSSGSGWGEPWAEPSTPATTVDNGTSAWGKPIDSGPSWGEPITAASNASTWGSSSVGPQSLSKSGPKSMQDGWCGDDMPLPGSRPTGWEEEEDVEIGMWNSNSSQELNSSLNWPPYTKKMSSKGLSGKKRRRERGMMKGGNKQEDAWINPFVKQFSNISFSRDSPEENVQSNKMDLSGGMLQDKRMEIDKHSLNIGDYNRTVGKGPGSRPQISKESSMERNPYFDKDGIVADESQNMQFMSSQSMKLPPSNSALPNQALGSIAGLGTQNLNSVRQNGNPNMFGVGNTAAQPRGMQQPPAQPLSSSQPNLRAQVPPPLLSPQVAMLNQLSQLNQLSQISQLQRLLAQQQRAQSQRSAPSANRQQQDQQGRPLSVQQQMMQQSRQLDPSLLVKQQTPPSQQPLHQPAMKSFLDNVMPHTTPELQKGPSPVNAFSNFPIGLNSNLNVNMDMNSIKEPQSRLRKWTTVDSMSVNTSLDQNSSKHGAISSGFRLEESPFVPYDFMNSSTSPASPPGSIGDGWPRAKSPNGSSSVNWPPEFRPGEPWKGYPNIDPETDPYVTPGSVINSLSINTVREVDHLRDRNSGSSSSLNTTLPSTSAWSSIRASNYNVPLSSTAQSTSARNSDSKLTWSPGSVTNTSLAHELWKVPLPPKNITAPSRPPPGLTGQKPPLSTWDNSPLRVGGGWGNSDARYTPGSSWGESSSGRITNWLVLKNLTPQIDGSTLRTLCMQHGPLITFHLNLPHGNALVRYSSKEEVVKAQKSLHMCVLGNTTILAEFASEEEISRFFAQSQSLTPSPGWQSLGSSQSRLGSLDCSHSFSSRTDVNHWNGAGLSGANCGDLHGTSLWGTPHYSTSLWGPPSSDPRGISSPSPINAFLSVDHLGGGGESM